One part of the Flavobacterium johnsoniae UW101 genome encodes these proteins:
- a CDS encoding bile acid:sodium symporter family protein gives MKKLLEVLSKAGFDGFLLMIGTMILLAYFLPKPGIIKEPVSLEEIANAGVSLIFFFYGLRLSVEKLKAGLANLKMHIVVQFTTFLFFPLIVLAFRPLFINAGFELLWLGVFFLAALPSTVSSSVVMVSIAKGNIPAAIFNASISSLIGVIVTPLWVGLFIASATGDFDVTDIVIKLVFQVLLPVIIGISLNSRFGAIAEKYKKQLKYFDQAIILTIIYTSFCKSFTQHLFEGFTALELAGLAAGMMVLFFAVFLCVGLLSRLLGFSDEDRITVLFCGSKKSLVHGTVMSKVLFQHSTITGIVLLPLMIYHALQLIAASIIAQGMARRKKV, from the coding sequence TTGAAAAAGTTATTAGAAGTATTAAGTAAAGCAGGTTTCGACGGTTTCCTGTTAATGATAGGCACCATGATCCTGCTGGCTTATTTTTTGCCGAAGCCGGGCATAATCAAAGAACCTGTTTCGCTGGAAGAGATTGCCAATGCAGGTGTATCGTTGATTTTCTTTTTTTATGGCCTGCGCCTGAGTGTTGAGAAATTAAAAGCCGGACTTGCCAACTTGAAAATGCACATTGTCGTTCAGTTCACAACCTTTTTGTTTTTTCCGCTTATCGTTTTGGCATTTCGCCCTTTGTTTATCAACGCAGGTTTTGAGCTGCTTTGGCTGGGTGTATTCTTTCTGGCAGCTTTACCATCCACAGTTTCCTCTTCAGTGGTCATGGTTTCTATTGCTAAGGGCAACATTCCCGCAGCTATTTTCAATGCGAGTATTTCCAGTTTGATCGGAGTAATCGTTACACCGCTCTGGGTTGGATTGTTCATAGCTTCTGCAACAGGCGATTTTGATGTCACTGATATCGTAATAAAGTTGGTTTTTCAAGTCTTATTGCCTGTCATCATTGGCATCAGCCTCAACTCTCGTTTTGGAGCCATTGCTGAAAAATACAAGAAACAGCTCAAATATTTCGACCAGGCTATCATCCTTACCATCATTTACACATCGTTTTGTAAGTCATTCACACAACATCTTTTCGAAGGTTTCACAGCCCTTGAGCTTGCGGGACTCGCTGCAGGAATGATGGTCTTGTTTTTTGCCGTATTCCTTTGTGTCGGGCTTCTCAGCCGCTTACTTGGTTTTTCGGATGAAGATCGTATTACGGTTTTATTTTGCGGATCTAAAAAGTCGTTGGTACACGGCACCGTCATGTCAAAAGTGCTTTTTCAGCACAGTACTATCACCGGTATCGTATTGTTGCCGCTTATGATTTATCATGCCTTGCAATTGATTGCTGCAAGTATCATCGCTCAGGGTATGGCTCGACGAAAAAAAGTATAA
- a CDS encoding methionine synthase — protein MKKLLLPTSIVGSLPKPAWLAPPEKLWSPWKLEGDQLLEGKQDALRISLHQQQLAGVDIICDGEQTRQHFVTTFIEHLSGVDFENRKIVKIRNRYDASVPVVVGEVARQKAVFVEDAKFLRKQTNKPIKWALPGPMTMVDTLYDDHYKNREKLAWEFAKALNQEARELQDAGVDIIQFDEPAFNVFFDEVNDWGMAVLERAIEGLNCETAVHICYGYGIQANTDWKKTLGSEWRQYEEIFPKIQKSNIDIVSLECHNSRVPFNLMELVRGKKVMVGAIDVATNTIETPEEVADTLRKALEFVDVENLYPSTNCGMAPLSRNVAIGKLNALSAGAEIIRRELAV, from the coding sequence ATGAAGAAATTATTATTACCCACCTCAATTGTTGGAAGTCTGCCCAAACCTGCCTGGCTTGCGCCACCTGAAAAACTTTGGTCACCTTGGAAATTAGAAGGAGATCAGTTACTTGAAGGGAAACAAGATGCTTTGCGCATTTCTTTGCATCAACAACAATTGGCTGGGGTTGATATAATTTGTGATGGTGAGCAGACACGCCAGCATTTTGTAACTACTTTTATCGAGCATTTAAGCGGTGTAGATTTTGAAAATCGTAAAATTGTAAAAATTCGTAACCGTTATGATGCGAGTGTTCCTGTTGTTGTTGGTGAAGTTGCACGTCAAAAAGCAGTTTTTGTTGAAGATGCTAAATTTTTACGTAAACAGACTAATAAACCTATAAAATGGGCATTGCCAGGTCCGATGACAATGGTAGATACCTTATACGATGACCATTACAAAAACAGGGAAAAATTGGCGTGGGAATTTGCAAAAGCGCTCAATCAAGAAGCAAGAGAACTTCAAGATGCGGGAGTAGATATTATTCAGTTTGATGAACCTGCATTTAATGTATTTTTTGATGAAGTAAACGATTGGGGAATGGCAGTATTAGAAAGAGCTATTGAAGGCTTAAACTGCGAAACTGCAGTACATATTTGTTACGGTTATGGAATACAAGCAAATACTGATTGGAAAAAGACATTGGGTTCTGAATGGCGTCAATACGAAGAAATTTTCCCAAAAATTCAAAAATCTAATATTGATATTGTGTCATTAGAATGTCATAACTCACGTGTACCTTTTAATTTAATGGAACTTGTTCGTGGTAAAAAAGTAATGGTTGGTGCAATTGATGTGGCAACAAACACTATCGAAACACCAGAAGAAGTAGCTGATACCCTGCGAAAAGCTCTTGAGTTCGTAGATGTCGAAAATCTTTACCCTAGTACAAACTGTGGTATGGCTCCATTATCCCGAAATGTAGCCATAGGGAAGTTAAATGCTTTAAGCGCAGGAGCAGAAATTATACGCAGAGAACTTGCTGTTTAA
- a CDS encoding DUF1852 domain-containing protein has protein sequence MKANVQEDLRINEKQDIENIQNAIKNDFTFTLESTCLDENYHPSSQTRLTTNFANLARGANRQQNLRNALNMINNRFNALAHLDNPKGDRYLVELEIITVTMNIDDKNGSNTLPLIEVLKTNIFDHKTGERIEGIAGNNFSSYVRDYDFSILLIEYNKNKANFSIPEDFGDLHGKLYKCFVNSVTYKEHFKMSPIICLSVSSNKTYTRTEYQHPVLGFEYLQNEYSLTDEYFSKMGLKVRFFMPQNSAAPMAFYHSGDLLADYTDLGLISSISTMETFQKIYRPEIYNANSVAGKIYQPSLKHEDFSLTRVDYDREERSRLAVEQGKYAEEHFIKPYKNLLEQWSADFSL, from the coding sequence ATGAAAGCGAACGTACAAGAAGATTTAAGAATAAACGAAAAGCAAGATATTGAAAACATCCAGAATGCAATAAAGAATGATTTTACATTTACATTAGAGAGCACTTGTTTAGATGAAAACTATCACCCCTCAAGTCAAACGCGTTTGACAACCAATTTTGCAAACTTGGCTAGAGGAGCTAATCGCCAGCAAAACTTACGTAATGCCTTAAATATGATTAACAATCGATTTAATGCATTGGCTCATTTGGATAATCCAAAAGGTGATCGTTACCTTGTAGAACTTGAAATCATCACAGTAACGATGAATATTGATGATAAGAATGGTAGTAACACTCTGCCGTTGATTGAAGTTTTAAAAACGAATATTTTTGACCATAAGACTGGCGAGCGTATTGAAGGTATTGCCGGAAATAATTTCTCTTCTTATGTTCGTGATTATGATTTTAGTATTTTGTTGATTGAGTACAATAAAAACAAAGCTAATTTTTCTATTCCTGAAGATTTTGGTGATTTGCACGGAAAACTTTATAAGTGCTTTGTGAATTCAGTCACTTATAAAGAGCACTTTAAGATGTCACCTATCATTTGCCTAAGTGTATCTAGCAACAAAACTTATACCCGCACCGAGTATCAGCATCCGGTTCTGGGTTTTGAGTATCTGCAGAATGAGTATTCTCTCACTGATGAATATTTCTCTAAAATGGGCTTAAAAGTTCGTTTTTTCATGCCTCAGAACAGTGCGGCACCAATGGCTTTTTATCATTCCGGAGATCTGCTTGCTGATTATACTGATTTGGGACTAATCAGCTCAATCAGCACTATGGAGACTTTCCAGAAGATTTATCGCCCTGAAATTTACAATGCAAATTCAGTAGCTGGGAAAATCTATCAACCTAGTCTTAAACACGAAGATTTTTCGCTGACTCGCGTGGATTATGACCGCGAAGAGCGCAGCCGACTGGCTGTAGAACAGGGTAAATATGCAGAAGAGCATTTCATTAAGCCTTACAAAAATCTACTGGAACAATGGTCTGCTGATTTTTCCCTTTAA
- a CDS encoding TonB-dependent receptor produces the protein MKKTLFVLFILLTTLGHAQVTGSAMSGTVRSTKGEVLPGATVEIIHKPTGTKYFSTSDYDGGYSAQGLRPGGPYTVKVSYVGYKTSEITDINVGLGSNLTVNIKIEEESNALQEVVVSTKSKGNFNKGRTGASQQFSNREITAVPVLGSRSVNSVTKYNANAGANGTFGGQDSRLNNFTIDGSVFNNGFGLGSESQAGGRTGSTAISLDAIEQLQVNIAPFDIRQSGFLGSGINAVTRSGTNEIEGSVYNSFRNNKKTFIGTHPGKDVTIKPGTFNEKIWGARVGAPIIKNKLFFFGNFETIENTSPATTWTSTGSPSGGSQISNPTYTEMQTLSNYMKDKFGYETGPWENYDANKTSKKFLTRIDWNINDNHKLTARYVFHNSSSDELTSNSNSLGFGNRRTSVLAMSYKNSGYTILDNTRSIVVELNSKFGNSWYNNFIAGYDKQIEDRGLQGGGLFPTIDIKNGANTYISVGLDPFTQGNKLSYSTLHFTDNLTKTIGKHSIVLGANFEYFKSSNLFFSGSNGVYVFNSLADFYAAADQSAANGGAPSSATATSPARFQYRYSALPGGEEPLQILKSNKLDLYAQDEIKLSDNFKLSIGLRASRVWFADTALENPTVTAMTFANGEKFNTGEMPDAQYLFEPRVGFNLDLNGDASTLLRGGSGIFTGRAPSVYLSNQIGNNGVLTGFVDVSGAALAAGGYGFTPRPAQYFTPETPTLPTSFDLAFTDKKFKYPQVWKTTMAVDQKLPFGFVGTVEGIIQKNINAINYYNANLDAPVGTFGGPDNRPRYSRNDAGTRVNDNVSNGIVLTNSDKGYFYSTTFKLEYPYQNGLWGSIAYTHSEAADLISPGSIASGSWTSARSINGNNDLAVSASNNNTPNRIVGVLGYRIEYGKGLGGATSINLGYIGEQANPFTYAYGGDMNGDRVNGNDLMYIPNSASEIRFAPLSVTNTVNGANVVTTYTEAQQQAAFDAYINQDKYLRTRRGQYAERNGAILPMLHRLDLSVTQDIYIKIGGKKNSFQVRADILNFTNMLNKDWGVTQRATNPNVLAYNSTAAGNIPVYQLATQTDTNGMRTLIKDTFQKNTSTFDVWQAQFTIRYTFGN, from the coding sequence ATGAAAAAAACTCTATTTGTTTTGTTTATTCTTCTAACAACATTAGGACATGCGCAGGTAACTGGATCAGCTATGTCAGGTACTGTTAGATCAACCAAAGGAGAAGTACTTCCCGGAGCTACCGTAGAAATTATCCACAAACCTACTGGTACAAAGTATTTTTCTACTTCTGATTATGACGGCGGTTATTCTGCACAAGGTTTAAGACCAGGCGGACCCTATACTGTTAAAGTTAGTTACGTAGGATATAAGACTTCTGAAATAACTGATATTAACGTTGGATTAGGAAGTAATTTAACGGTTAACATTAAAATTGAAGAGGAATCAAATGCCCTTCAAGAAGTTGTGGTTTCTACAAAATCAAAAGGAAACTTTAACAAAGGCCGAACTGGAGCATCACAACAGTTTTCAAACAGAGAAATTACAGCTGTTCCAGTATTAGGATCAAGATCTGTAAACTCTGTAACAAAATACAACGCAAATGCTGGTGCCAATGGTACTTTTGGAGGACAGGATTCAAGATTGAACAATTTTACAATTGACGGTTCTGTTTTTAATAATGGATTCGGTCTGGGTTCAGAGTCACAAGCTGGAGGAAGAACAGGATCTACAGCAATTTCTTTAGACGCTATTGAGCAGCTGCAGGTAAACATTGCTCCTTTTGATATTCGTCAGTCTGGATTTTTAGGATCAGGTATCAATGCTGTAACCAGAAGTGGTACAAATGAGATTGAAGGGTCTGTTTACAATTCTTTCAGAAACAACAAAAAGACTTTTATTGGAACTCATCCTGGTAAAGATGTAACAATCAAACCTGGAACATTTAATGAAAAAATATGGGGAGCACGTGTTGGTGCGCCAATTATCAAAAACAAATTATTCTTTTTTGGTAACTTCGAAACTATCGAAAATACAAGCCCGGCTACTACTTGGACATCTACTGGCTCTCCGTCTGGAGGTTCGCAGATTTCTAATCCGACTTATACTGAAATGCAGACACTTTCAAATTACATGAAAGACAAATTTGGATATGAAACAGGTCCATGGGAAAATTATGATGCAAATAAAACATCTAAAAAATTCTTAACTCGTATTGACTGGAATATCAACGATAATCATAAACTTACAGCTCGTTACGTATTCCATAATTCATCTTCTGACGAATTAACTTCAAATTCAAACTCATTAGGTTTTGGAAACAGAAGAACAAGTGTATTGGCTATGTCTTATAAAAACAGCGGTTATACCATTTTAGATAACACAAGATCTATTGTGGTAGAATTAAACAGTAAATTTGGAAACTCATGGTACAACAACTTTATTGCTGGTTATGACAAACAAATTGAAGACAGAGGGCTTCAAGGTGGCGGCTTATTTCCAACGATTGACATTAAGAATGGAGCAAATACTTATATTTCAGTTGGTTTAGATCCTTTTACACAAGGTAATAAACTTAGCTACTCTACTCTTCACTTTACAGATAATTTAACAAAGACTATCGGAAAACATTCTATTGTTTTAGGTGCTAATTTTGAATATTTCAAATCAAGCAACTTGTTTTTCTCTGGTTCAAACGGAGTTTATGTATTTAACTCTTTAGCTGATTTTTATGCAGCTGCTGATCAATCTGCAGCAAATGGAGGTGCTCCGTCTTCGGCTACAGCAACTTCACCTGCACGTTTCCAATACAGATATTCTGCTTTACCTGGCGGTGAAGAACCATTGCAGATTTTAAAATCTAACAAACTTGATTTATATGCTCAAGATGAAATTAAATTGAGCGACAACTTTAAATTAAGCATTGGTCTTAGAGCTTCAAGAGTTTGGTTTGCTGATACAGCATTAGAGAATCCAACAGTAACTGCGATGACTTTTGCAAATGGAGAAAAATTCAATACAGGAGAGATGCCTGATGCACAATATTTATTTGAACCGAGAGTTGGTTTCAACTTGGATTTAAACGGGGATGCTTCTACATTACTACGCGGAGGTTCAGGAATTTTCACAGGAAGAGCTCCTTCAGTTTACCTTTCAAATCAAATTGGAAACAATGGTGTTCTTACAGGATTTGTTGATGTCAGCGGTGCTGCTTTGGCTGCAGGCGGATACGGTTTTACTCCTAGACCTGCACAATATTTTACACCAGAAACTCCAACCCTGCCTACAAGTTTTGATTTAGCTTTTACAGACAAAAAATTCAAATATCCTCAGGTTTGGAAAACAACAATGGCAGTTGATCAAAAACTTCCTTTTGGTTTCGTAGGTACTGTTGAAGGAATCATCCAGAAAAACATTAATGCTATCAATTATTATAACGCAAATTTAGATGCACCAGTAGGAACTTTTGGAGGCCCTGACAACAGACCAAGATACTCTCGAAATGATGCAGGAACCAGAGTTAATGATAATGTTTCTAATGGAATTGTTTTAACAAACTCTGATAAAGGATACTTCTACTCTACTACTTTCAAATTAGAATATCCATATCAAAACGGTCTTTGGGGATCGATTGCTTATACACATTCTGAAGCTGCAGATTTAATTTCTCCGGGATCAATCGCATCTGGTTCATGGACTAGTGCAAGATCTATCAATGGAAATAATGACTTAGCTGTTTCGGCTTCAAATAACAATACACCGAATAGAATCGTTGGGGTACTTGGTTATAGAATTGAATATGGAAAAGGTTTAGGAGGTGCTACTTCTATTAACTTAGGTTATATTGGTGAACAGGCAAACCCATTTACGTATGCTTACGGAGGAGATATGAATGGAGACAGAGTAAATGGAAATGATCTTATGTACATACCAAACAGCGCTTCTGAAATTCGTTTCGCTCCATTATCAGTTACTAATACTGTAAATGGTGCAAATGTTGTAACCACTTACACTGAAGCACAACAACAGGCTGCATTCGATGCTTACATTAACCAGGATAAATACCTTCGTACAAGAAGAGGTCAGTATGCAGAAAGAAATGGAGCTATCCTTCCAATGCTTCACAGATTAGATCTTTCTGTTACTCAGGATATCTATATTAAAATAGGCGGTAAAAAGAATTCTTTCCAAGTAAGGGCAGATATTCTAAACTTTACAAACATGCTTAATAAAGACTGGGGAGTTACACAAAGAGCAACTAATCCAAACGTTCTGGCTTACAACTCAACAGCTGCAGGAAACATACCAGTTTATCAGTTAGCTACACAAACAGATACAAATGGAATGAGAACTCTAATAAAAGATACTTTCCAAAAAAACACATCAACATTTGATGTTTGGCAGGCACAATTTACTATTAGATATACTTTTGGTAATTAA